From the Oncorhynchus nerka isolate Pitt River linkage group LG20, Oner_Uvic_2.0, whole genome shotgun sequence genome, one window contains:
- the LOC115102112 gene encoding uncharacterized protein SCO4629-like isoform X1: MPEHWQCILDQHAREMDKESEKWARILWDYLCLPHSLEKSDVIIGLGCHDVRVAERSAALFLEGWAPWLLFTGYQGNQTAGVWSRPEADVFLDVALRMGVPRVNILLETEATNTGDNICFSYRLLKERNIPANRVILVQQPFMERRVSATFLRQWPDQGEHTHVIVTSPQMGISAYPHPTVGTATDLITYMLGVLERIRDYPQKGFQVEQEITPSALSAYHWFLQAGYIPK; encoded by the exons ATGCCGGAACATTGGCAGTGCATCCTGG ACCAGCATGCGAGAGAAATGGACAAAGAGAGTGAGAAGTGGGCCAGAATTCTGTGGGACTACCTTTGTCTGCCCCATTCTCTGGAAAAG AGTGATGTCATAATAGGCCTGGGTTGCCATGATGTGCGTGTGGCGGAGAGGTCAGCCGCTCTCTTCCTGGAAGGGTGGGCTCCTTGGCTGCTCTTCACTGGTTATCAAGGCAACCAGACTGCAG GTGTGTGGTCGAGGCCAGAGGCTGACGTGTTCCTGGATGTGGCTCTGAGGATGGGAGTGCCCAGGGTGAACATACTGCTGGAGACAGAGGCCACCAACACTGGAGACAACATCTGCTTCTCATACAGGCTCCTCAAGGAGAGAAACATCCCAG CCAACAGGGTGATCCTGGTCCAGCAGCCCTTTATGGAGCGCAGGGTCTCTGCAACATTCCTGCGCCAGTGGCCTGACCAAGGGGAACACACGCATGTCATCGTTACCTCCCCCCAGATGGGCATCTCTGCCTACCCCCATCCCACTGTGGGCACTGCCACGGACCTCATCACATACATGCTAG GTGTTCTAGAGAGGATCCGTGACTACCCACAGAAAGGTTTCCAGGTGGAACAGGAGATCACACCCAGTGCTCTCTCTGCCTACCACTGGTTCCTGCAGGCTGGCTACATTCCCAAGtga
- the LOC115102112 gene encoding uncharacterized protein SCO4629-like isoform X2 yields MDKESEKWARILWDYLCLPHSLEKSDVIIGLGCHDVRVAERSAALFLEGWAPWLLFTGYQGNQTAGVWSRPEADVFLDVALRMGVPRVNILLETEATNTGDNICFSYRLLKERNIPANRVILVQQPFMERRVSATFLRQWPDQGEHTHVIVTSPQMGISAYPHPTVGTATDLITYMLGVLERIRDYPQKGFQVEQEITPSALSAYHWFLQAGYIPK; encoded by the exons ATGGACAAAGAGAGTGAGAAGTGGGCCAGAATTCTGTGGGACTACCTTTGTCTGCCCCATTCTCTGGAAAAG AGTGATGTCATAATAGGCCTGGGTTGCCATGATGTGCGTGTGGCGGAGAGGTCAGCCGCTCTCTTCCTGGAAGGGTGGGCTCCTTGGCTGCTCTTCACTGGTTATCAAGGCAACCAGACTGCAG GTGTGTGGTCGAGGCCAGAGGCTGACGTGTTCCTGGATGTGGCTCTGAGGATGGGAGTGCCCAGGGTGAACATACTGCTGGAGACAGAGGCCACCAACACTGGAGACAACATCTGCTTCTCATACAGGCTCCTCAAGGAGAGAAACATCCCAG CCAACAGGGTGATCCTGGTCCAGCAGCCCTTTATGGAGCGCAGGGTCTCTGCAACATTCCTGCGCCAGTGGCCTGACCAAGGGGAACACACGCATGTCATCGTTACCTCCCCCCAGATGGGCATCTCTGCCTACCCCCATCCCACTGTGGGCACTGCCACGGACCTCATCACATACATGCTAG GTGTTCTAGAGAGGATCCGTGACTACCCACAGAAAGGTTTCCAGGTGGAACAGGAGATCACACCCAGTGCTCTCTCTGCCTACCACTGGTTCCTGCAGGCTGGCTACATTCCCAAGtga
- the mtg2 gene encoding mitochondrial ribosome-associated GTPase 2, whose amino-acid sequence MLTTLTKFQSRRWFVQEISRLFAQVCVRHEFIGSLLLGLKSNLAAQRKTGIMNVSTSCALCAKPRISKKKELSEKKLTRHFVDHRNVKLLAGAGGKGACTFHSEPRKEWGGPDGGNGGDGGNIIIKVDLQVKSLAQVAPVYKGYNGDSGGSKNCYGRNASTTYIAVPVGTVVKEQGKTVSDLSQHNQEYVAVFGGAGGKGNRFFLSNENRAPMTATMGERGQERVLQLELRTMAHAGLVGFPNAGKSSLLRAISNARPAVAAYPFTTLNPHVGIVNYRDHEQVAVADIPGIICGAHLNRGLGISFLRHIERCRFLLFVLDLSSPEPWTQLQQLRYELDQYEPGLTHRPHAIVANKMDLPGARGNLEALRGHVAHRVIPVSALTGQNTEELILHLRELYDGYLQTHGQGSGQDMPTRW is encoded by the exons ATGTTAACTACATTGACCAAATTTCAAAGCCGAAGATGGTTTGTCCAAGAGATAAGTCGACTATTTGCACAAGTTTGCGTTAGGCACGAGTTCATTGGCAGCTTGTTGCTAGGGCTCAAAAGCAACTTGGCAGCACAGAGGAAAACTGGAATCATGAATGTCAGCACGTCCTGTGCATTGTGCGCCAAACCTCGAATTTCTAAAAAGAAAGAACTTTCAGAAAAGAAACTG aCTCGCCACTTTGTGGACCACCGCAATGTTAAGCTACTGGCTGGAGCAGGTGGAAAAGGGGCCTGCACCTTCCACAGTGAGCCTCGGAAAGAGTGGGGTGGACCAGACGGAGGGAATGGAGGAGATGGTGGGAACATAATCATCAAAG TCGACCTGCAGGTGAAATCCCTGGCGCAGGTCGCCCCCGTTTACAAAGGATACAACGGCGATTCAGGAGGCAGTAAGAACTGCTACGGACGCAACGCCAGCACAACCTACATCGCT GTGCCAGTGGGCACGGTGGTGAAGGAGCAAGGGAAGACTGTGTCAGACCTCTCCCAGCACAACCAGGAGTATGTGGCTGTGTTTGGGGGGGCAGGGGGAAAGGGAAACCGCTTCTTCCTGTCCAATGAGAACCGCGCCCCCATGACGGCCACCATgggtgagaggggacaggagagggtcCTCCAGCTGGAGCTGCGCACCATGGCCCACGCCGGACTG GTTGGGTTTCCCAATGCAGGGAAGTCTTCCCTTCTAAGGGCCATATCCAATGCCAGGCCTGCTGTGGCTGCCTACCCCTTTACCACCCTTAACCCCCATGTGGGTATTGTCAACTACAGGGACCATGAGCAAGTGGCAG TGGCTGATATTCCTGGTATCATCTGTGGGGCCCATCTGAACCGAGGCCTAGGGATCTCCTTCCTGCGCCATATTGAGCGCTGTCGCTTCCTTCTCTTTGTCCTGGACCTGTCCTCCCCAGAACCCTGGACTCAGCTCCAACAACTGCGCTATGAGCTGGACCAGTATGAGCCCGGCCTCACCCACCGGCCCCACGCTATCGTGGCCAACAAAATGGACCTGCCTGGGGCTCGGGGAAACCTTGAGGCCCTCCGGGGCCACGTGGCCCACAGGGTGATCCCTGTGTCTGCCCTCACAGGCCAGAACACAGAGGAGCTGATCCTGCACCTCAGGGAGTTATATGATGGCTATCTACAGACCCATGGACAGGGCAGTGGGCAGGACATGCCCACCAGGTGGTAG